TGGGAGCCCCACCGTTCAAGCCTGCTAGAAATTTGATGAATGTTGTCTTTCCGATGCCGTTCGGACCTAGTATGCCAACGACCTCACCTTGACTTATCTCTCCAGATTCAACCTTCAATGTGAATGAACCTTTACTAATCGTGGTTTGGCTCCAAACGATCTTGAGGCCACCATCCGCCTTCACCTCCCTTGGCGGTTTGAAGTGGAACCTTATGGGTTCAGGCCTGAACCTCATATTCTCGTCGGCTATGAAGCCGTTCAAATATGTGTTCAAGCCTGGGCCTAAGCCGTGGACATGTGAGACTATTCCATATACCCCCGGCTCCCCGTAAACCAAGCATACCCTGTCGGATAGATAGTCGAGCATAGCCAGGTCATGTTCAGCAACGACCACAGCCACATCTTCTTTGACCAGACCCCTAACCATTCTTGAAGCCCTTATTCTTTGGTATACATCTAGGTGGCTTGATGGCTCATCGAATATGTAGACGTCTGCATCTCGGCATGCAGTCGAGGCTATGGCAACCCTTTGGAGCTCACCCCCACTGAGGATGTCGACTCGCCTATTCAAAATCTCCTTCAGCTGCATCTCCTCAACATACCTCTCCATCTCTCCCTTCTCATCAGCCTCATCAAGAAGCTCCTCGACCCTCCTCCCCTTGGCCAAGCCAGGTATCATATCCACATACTGAGGTTTTACTGAGATCTTCAGCCTTCCAGTTGAGAGTCTTTCAAAGTAGGCTTGCAATGTTGAACCTCTGAAACTTCTGACTATAGTTGGCCAGTCCGGCGGTTGGGTGAAATTTCCTAGGTTAGGTCTTAGTTCACCGGAGAGGATTCTTAAGGCGGTTGTCTTACCTGTTCCGTTTCTTCCAAGAAGGCCTGTAACCTTTCCGGCCTGGGGTGTCGGCAACCGGTAGAGTTTGAAATGGTTATACCCATATCTGTGGCTGCATTCCCCTTCGAGCTCCTCTGGAACATTTACTATAGTTATGGCTTTGAATGGACATTTTCTCACACATATACCGCAACCTGTGCATAGAGGTTCGGCGATTATGGGTTTCCCATCAGACTCATCGATCCTTATGGTTTCAACTCTACTCCTCACCTTAGGACAGAACTTTACACATGGAACCCCGCAGTCTTGGGGTTTACATATATCTCTATCTAGTACGGCTATTCTACCCATAACGACCCTCTGAATAAGGAATTAGAAAAAATGAGATGTGAATGAGTTAGTGGAAAGAGGTTTTTGAGGTTGGCGTTACCACTCCTCTTCTTCCCAACCTTCCTCCTCGCCCCACTCTTCCTCCTCGCCAGTCTCTTCCTCGTTCCATTCTAATCTTTTACTGTTCAAAGATGTGACTCTCCAAACTGAGGATTTATTTGCGTAGATAGGGATCCTTTTTAAGGTTTGTGGTCCCATAAAGTTGAAAGGACAGCATCCTAGAGTATCAAGCCAGACTGTCTGGAACTGCAGATTAATGTATGTGAATGAATATACGCTCCATAAGGGATTTAATATTAATATGGTCGCAAATAATTTTCTGCCGATGCTAATATCCTAGAGTAGACTCTGACAGTCAAATGTAGATTATAGAAGATTTAAAATATCTTCAAGATTCTTCAAAATTTTATTAGGTCTAGGCTCAAATGCTTGATCCCCAACCTCCCCGCGAGCTATAACAAAACATTTCATACCAACCTGTTTTGAACCGGCGACATCATGCTTTATTGAGTCGCCTACAAATAACGCGTCCTCCGGCTTAAGAGACATCTCCCTTAAAGCATAGTGGAAAATCCCGGGATAGGGCTTTCTGACGCCAAAATCGGCTGAGGTGACGGTGACCTCGAAGAATCTGTCCATACGTAGACGTCTGAGGATCCTTCTAGTAACCTCGGTTGAGGATGTGTTTGTAACCGCTCCCAAACGATATCTGCCTCCTAACTCTTCAAGAGTTGGAAGAGTTTCAGGGTACAGGGTGGCAGACCTCACCCTCGCGTCTATGATGGAAGCTTCGAAGATGTTCAGAAGCTCCTCATTCACCTCTCTGAATAGTTTGTAGATGAAACTGGCCAACCAGAATCTCATAGGGAATTCAACCATCAAACTCTCTCTTAATGTGTTGAGAAACTCGTAATGGTTCCAGTAATCTCTTATAAGCTCCTCCTCAGAGACACAATAGCCCAAGGAGCGGATCTGCCCAGTTAGAAATCTCAAGGCCCTCTCGTCGACGGCCTTATCGTCCATCTCCATCGTTATCAGAGTTCCACCAAGATCGAATAGTAACGCCTTGTACAGAAAACCACCAACCATATCAGATATTTTTTACATATATCAAAGCCAATTGCAAGCCTTCACGGGAATAAGTCTTATCCTACGATTGGGAATATATGTGAGGGAATCATCAAGAATTTAACTAGTGGCGGCTGCACGTGGAATGTCCAATCTCGATGTTGAAATAATATCTGTTGGCAATGAGCTGTGCCTCGGTAGGGTCCAAGATACAAACTCTTTCTGGTTAGCCGATAAGGTCACCAGGATCGGGGGCACTGTCACAAGGATAACATGCGTAAGAGACGATGAGGAAGATATATGCAAGGTTCTTGAGGAGTCTCTGGCAAGGAGGCCAAGATTCATATTAATAACAGGAGGTTTGGGTCCAACCAGAGACGACAAGACAATAGAGGCCATATCGAGGCTAACAAAAAAGCGTACCGTTATAGATGAGGCCACCATCATAAAAACCTCTGAGCGCAAGGGAATTCCGAAGGGAAGATTGCCACCGCATTACGAGAGGATGGCTAGAACAATCTCAGGAGCTGAGGCATATCTTAATCCAGTTGGCGTCTCACCTACAACAGTGTTGGAGGTGAAGAGAACAACGATAGTTGCCATGCCAGGTCCCCCAAGGGAAGTCCAAGCAATATTCGAGGCCTACATATCAAGTATGATAGCTGCAGAGTCTAAACATAGAAGTTATTCAAGGAGAATTATAGTGAATATGGTTGAGTCTGAAGTTGAGCCCTTAATAAATCAGGTTATGAGTGAAATCGCAGACATATACATGAAACCTTTGATAAGCGAGTACTCAGAGAATGGGCTGTTGCCAGTAGAGATTGTTGCCTTCGGTGAGGATGATGACTCATGCAGAATAACTGTTGAACAGGCCATCAGACTCCTGAGGAGGCTGGCATCCATAAAAGGGAGGAGAGTAGAAGAACAGGAGACACCTCAAAAGAATTCGAGGTGAAATTGATGATCACCAGTATAGATGAGCATAGGAAAATTTTATTGGTTGAGGGGTTAACCTCAAACGGAGCGGTTGAATATGAATCTTTGACTAGTAGGTTGAGGAAAGTTGCTCCAAGAAGCACAGTCCAACTTATGGATGGTGAAAAGATACTCGGCTACGACCATGTACTATTCGCTGTACTGAATGCTCTGAACGCTAGGCAGAGGGGGAGAACCATTAGTGAGGATCTAGCTTTAGAGATACTCGTCTACACCTCAGCCCAACGCCAAATAAGAAGGGCACTCTCAGAGATTGGCTTGAAGCCAGAATCGAGGAATCTAGTACTTGTAGCGATCTCAGACACTATGGAGGAAATGGAGAATATCAGAAGGGAGGTTGGCAAGATCGAGGGGCTAAGGATCGACAGCTCATTCCTAGAATCATGGGGGGAAGATAAGCTTGATGTTGTGAAGAGAACATTTGATATATCTGATTCTGAGCTGGAAGCCATTCGAATCGCCGAGGCTTCAAAAATGTATGTCGCTCAGAAACTGGTGATTGAGAGGATGGCCATCCTCTCAGTTAACGTTTAAGATTATTCTTCTCCTTAGCAACTGACAGTATATCTTCAGGGGTTATCACTGATAGACCTGCAAAATTTGAGATAACCTCAACGAGAACTATCTTATCAGGATTCTCCAAGTCAACCCTCCTACCTATCTTCGATGCAACCACATCTATTATATCCCTTGAACTGATATCGCTATGTCTCTTCCTCACCGTAACCCTGTAAGATTCTTCTGGACCTATCCTCCCCGCCAACTCCTGAGATAATATCCCTATCTCAGAGAGATCTGCCCTGACAAGCCTCTCTACAGGAGTTATCTTCAAGATATAGCGAAACTCCCATGGGCGCTCCCTCATTATCTCCCTGAGCCTAGACAGGGCATCTAAAGGATTCAGAGATGTCAACGCAACGATGAGTCCCACGACTGGGGTTAGACTAACCTCAGGATTCTTGTCCCCAGCCTCATTGAGAAGATACCAGACCTCCCTAGACGCGTTCCTCTCATTCCTCCTAGATGTTGAAACTACCAGATTGAATCTCTCAAGCATATTCTGAAACCTTGACCGTGAATTTAGTAACTCCACATATATAGATGTCGAGGCTGACCTGAATCCTATTTACAGACTACAAGCCCAATATGAGGCTGCAAATGAAAAGAATGGCAAGTCCGAATGTTACTGGAATTGGAAGGCCTGGGATGTAATGGGTGGATTCTAATATTCGAATATCAAGATAGGTTCCGAACAATATTCCGAAGGAGACCATCATGTAGGTGATAGGGCCAAAACTTGAGAATGCCACGGAGGCCAACATTGAATAGAAGACCATGTCGCCTACACCAACAGTCAAATCACCAACATTGAAAACCGCGCCCGTCAAGTCTTCCAAAGATTGGTTCCGAGCCAATTTACCTACTGGACCCTTATAGACAGATATGAGGTCGTAAAGAGTCAGAGCACCGAGCAAAACAATAGCCGACAAGAATGGGATAACAGTTGCGAGGAATGACCCTGTCATGGAGCCTATTGAAGCCAATGAAATGGCGTGTATTAAACCCCCACATCGATAAACAGCTGATATAAGAATCACAGTCAGGAATGTTGAGGTTAAGGCCATTATCAACCATGCATAACCAGACA
The nucleotide sequence above comes from Candidatus Bathyarchaeota archaeon. Encoded proteins:
- a CDS encoding ribosome biogenesis/translation initiation ATPase RLI, giving the protein MGRIAVLDRDICKPQDCGVPCVKFCPKVRSRVETIRIDESDGKPIIAEPLCTGCGICVRKCPFKAITIVNVPEELEGECSHRYGYNHFKLYRLPTPQAGKVTGLLGRNGTGKTTALRILSGELRPNLGNFTQPPDWPTIVRSFRGSTLQAYFERLSTGRLKISVKPQYVDMIPGLAKGRRVEELLDEADEKGEMERYVEEMQLKEILNRRVDILSGGELQRVAIASTACRDADVYIFDEPSSHLDVYQRIRASRMVRGLVKEDVAVVVAEHDLAMLDYLSDRVCLVYGEPGVYGIVSHVHGLGPGLNTYLNGFIADENMRFRPEPIRFHFKPPREVKADGGLKIVWSQTTISKGSFTLKVESGEISQGEVVGILGPNGIGKTTFIKFLAGLNGGAPISGCTISYKPQYISTEYQGDVRTLLSKGSSQTFEPEMVEAEIIKPLNLTKILDRNIKDLSGGELQRVAVAACLSRKAQAYLLDEPSAYLDVEERLAVAKVIRRIAEEHEAFIFVVEHDIVAQDFIADRLMVFQGEPGVYGVAGKPLPLRDGMNLFLSMMGLTFRRDPETGRPRVNKAGSKLDRTQKDLGEYYYIPASKE
- a CDS encoding THUMP domain-containing protein, which codes for MLERFNLVVSTSRRNERNASREVWYLLNEAGDKNPEVSLTPVVGLIVALTSLNPLDALSRLREIMRERPWEFRYILKITPVERLVRADLSEIGILSQELAGRIGPEESYRVTVRKRHSDISSRDIIDVVASKIGRRVDLENPDKIVLVEVISNFAGLSVITPEDILSVAKEKNNLKR
- a CDS encoding HAD family hydrolase, coding for MVGGFLYKALLFDLGGTLITMEMDDKAVDERALRFLTGQIRSLGYCVSEEELIRDYWNHYEFLNTLRESLMVEFPMRFWLASFIYKLFREVNEELLNIFEASIIDARVRSATLYPETLPTLEELGGRYRLGAVTNTSSTEVTRRILRRLRMDRFFEVTVTSADFGVRKPYPGIFHYALREMSLKPEDALFVGDSIKHDVAGSKQVGMKCFVIARGEVGDQAFEPRPNKILKNLEDILNLL